GACTGCTGGCGCTACAGCGCCGGCGAGAACATGCTGTTTCTCGTGCACCAGCGCGACGGCAGCTGCTCCCTCATGAACGCTCTCTCCGGTGCCAGGACCGATCTCCCTGAGCTAGCTGCTATCTTGCGGACTGACAACCTCTGGCACCGAAAGCCAAACGAGCTCAGGCGCACCCCCCATGACCCACACGAGCCCACGATGGCTATAGGAAAGGTGGTGTTATCTTCAGCGCCGGACGACCCCATCGTCGCCGTCCTGCTCGAAAACAAAATCTTCGTTTCTACTTGCCGGCCGGCCGGAGAGAGCAACTCATGCCTGCTGGTGTTGGTTCACGAGGCCGTCGACATGGTTCTGTTTCAAGGGCAGATCTACGCCCTCTCCATCAGACATGTCCTCTCGAACCTCAACCTCATCAATGGTCACCTCGACAAGCCGACGCCGCCTGGCGTTGAACCAAAAGTGCGGTGCGTTTTAGATTTGATAAAGAACCCGTGGTCATGGCAGCAACATGAGCAAGATGAAGAAGACGTTTTCAAGCAAGATGAAGAAGACGTTTTCGCTGACCCCCTGGTCGAGCTATATCTAGTTGAGTCTGGCGGCAAGCTCTTGATGGTGAAGCGATGGCTCCGCCGCCCATGGATGCCCTGCTTCCCGGAAGGTAGAAGAACTTTCTGCTTGCAGGTGTGGGAGGCAGACATTAGCGAAGGCC
This sequence is a window from Aegilops tauschii subsp. strangulata cultivar AL8/78 chromosome 7, Aet v6.0, whole genome shotgun sequence. Protein-coding genes within it:
- the LOC109779141 gene encoding uncharacterized protein codes for the protein MAKDQRQSAWTDLQPDLLLLVLHHLTSLLDRVRAGAVCRSWRSASSLLPPTRLPWVVFGDGTLFDLANDSAPHPHYRLRLPDDCWRYSAGENMLFLVHQRDGSCSLMNALSGARTDLPELAAILRTDNLWHRKPNELRRTPHDPHEPTMAIGKVVLSSAPDDPIVAVLLENKIFVSTCRPAGESNSCLLVLVHEAVDMVLFQGQIYALSIRHVLSNLNLINGHLDKPTPPGVEPKVRCVLDLIKNPWSWQQHEQDEEDVFKQDEEDVFADPLVELYLVESGGKLLMVKRWLRRPWMPCFPEGRRTFCLQVWEADISEGQWKKLDGSLEGRALFVSRSCSKSLPVGHGVREDCIYFLKNLYVSRKPNAPLGDFGVYNVRDKTFTPLLLESMPSLPWKSGRFPSWFFHGQV